A portion of the Juglans microcarpa x Juglans regia isolate MS1-56 chromosome 1D, Jm3101_v1.0, whole genome shotgun sequence genome contains these proteins:
- the LOC121246589 gene encoding uncharacterized protein LOC121246589 — protein MRSGFWGNVINAACSPVNGAINAAWLFDSLYLEAFSIKPLHAYYREITSSPYFSPTCLCRRNNWLFEQQFQSPYQLSNLIQSELSSIKLWIENGTQQKVTQATRVNRWIAPPLDMFKANWDAAIDKINSRVGIGVIVRNSEGAVMASLCSSMDLFPDPLLGEAIAARRASSFCADLGFQHVILEGDSLLVVKAIQIKEDSWSDSGLVVRDIKILLSKFLSWSVLHVHKEVNVIAHHLAKFALSCQEDCIMIEDCPPCIKQLL, from the exons ATGCGGAGTGGCTTCTGGGGCAATGTCATTAATGCAGCATGTAGTCCGGTGaatggtgccattaatgcggcgtggctcttTGATTCACTTTACCTAGAAGCGTTCTCTATTAAGCCTCTTCATGCCTACTATCGGGAGATCACGAGTTCTCCATATTTCTCACCCACCTGCCTGTGTAG GAGGAATAATTGGCTCTTTGAACAGCAATTCCAATCCCCTTATCAGTTATCAAATCTTATCCAATCAGAACTGAGTTCTATTAAATTGTGGATTGAGAATGGTACTCAACAGAAAGTAACCCAAGCTACTAGAGTTAACAGATGGATTGCTCCACCATTAGATATGTTCAAAGCCAACTGGGATGCTGCCATTGATAAAATCAACTCAAGGGTGGGGATTGGTGTAATTGTTAGGAATTCAGAAGGAGCTGTTATGGCATCCTTATGTTCTTCGATGGACCTGTTCCCGGATCCACTTCTTGGTGAGGCCATAGCAGCTCGAAGAGCCTCTTCCTTCTGTGCAGATCTGGGTTTTCAGCATGTCATACTCGAAGGTGACTCCTTGCTGGTGGTGAAGGCAATCCAAATCAAGGAAGATAGTTGGAGTGATTCTGGCCTTGTCGTTAGAGATATTAAGATTTTGCTTTCTAAGTTCCTCTCTTGGTCTGTCTTACACGTCCACAAGGAAGTTAATGTAATTGCACATCACTTGGCAAAATTTGCTCTTAGTTGCCAAGAGGATTGCATAATGATTGAGGACTGTCCCCCTTGTATCAAGCAACTACTATGa
- the LOC121246597 gene encoding uncharacterized protein LOC121246597, with protein MFNKVLFWNIRGLGTSRKHLRGLVREQHPIILVIAEPFRDDTHLSYWKTFLEFDECLSNASQAGKIWCFWKSGLKVDVMGVLDQHLTLLINSSLLMSSVYAKCRFLDWRSLWIDLLGANNLQFPHVTIGDFNVLRNDNERRGGNPRMLIAMEDFCSFIDDGRFVELPFSGNGFSWCNRQLGMARSRARLDRALCNSKYKDLYPSGRIQYLPRRTSDHSPMVLGLSVSSTKYGHTSFKFQYMWINHEDFWRCVSFLVGGGNGTGKHIKELEAKVEEGEFRLQECYSEDVEVDVLANKVELDVWLKRQESRIAQQVKQKWVSHGEVSTAFFKALQNQKHNMVMEMKLSDGRVLTSPEGIHEAVCVYFEDFLKAKSTSSLPDLVGLILEEVSEEENQFFDSNPSVGDVKDALFLFLWIVVQGRMDLAQVFFSIVSPWCIKIYGKLLVIFLARLPYQGFTLPLILS; from the exons ATGTTTAATAAAGTGTTGTTTTGGAACATCCGAGGCCTTGGTACCTCCAGAAAACATTTGAGGGGGCTGGTACGAGAGCAGCACCCCATTATTCTGGTTATTGCAGAACCATTTAGGGATGATACTCATTTGAGTTATTGGAAAACGTTTCTAGAATTTGATGAGTGTTTGTCAAATGCTAGTCAAGCAGGAAAGATTTGGTGTTTTTGGAAGTCTGGTTTGAAGGTGGATGTAATGGGTGTTTTAGATCAACATCTTACTTTGCTTATTAATTCAAGTTTATTGATGTCATCGGTTTATGCAAAGTGCCGATTTTTAGATTGGAGGTCTTTGTGGATTGATTTACTTGGAGCAAATAATTTGCAGTTTCCTCATGTGACtattggggattttaatgtcTTACGTAATGATAATGAGAGAAGAGGGGGAAATCCAAGGATGCTTATTGCAATGGAGGATTTTTGTTCCTTTATTGATGATGGCAGATTTGTTGAGTTGCCTTTTTCAGGTAATGGCTTTTCTTGGTGCAACAGACAATTAGGTATGGCCCGTTCACGGGCTAGACTGGATAGAGCTTTATGTAATTCCAAGTATAAGGATCTTTATCCGTCGGGTAGAATTCAGTATCTTCCTAGGAGGACTTCCGATCACTCCCCTATGGTTTTGGGTCTTTCGGTTTCATCTACTAAGTATGGTCATACttcatttaaatttcaatatatgtGGATTAATCATGAAGACTTTTGGAGATGTGTTTCATTCTTGGTAGGTGGAGGTAATGGTACAG GAAAGCATATTAAAGAATTAGAAGCAAAAGTGGAGGAAGGTGAATTTAGGCTACAAGAATGTTACTCAGAGGATGTTGAAGTAGACGTTTTAGCTAACAAGGTTGAGCTTGATGTCTGGTTAAAAAGGCAAGAGTCTCGTATTGCTCAACAAGTCAAACAAAAGTGGGTATCACATGGTGAGGTTTCGACTGCTTTCTTTAAAGCTTTGCAGAATCAAAAGCATAATATGGTGATGGAAATGAAGCTCTCTGATGGCAGAGTGCTTACCTCACCTGAAGGTATCCATGAGGCTGTGTGTGTTTATTTTGAGGATTTCCTTAAAGCTAAGTCAACAAGTTCATTGCCAGATTTGGTTGGGTTAATTTTAGAGGAAGTTTCGGAGgaggaaaatcaattttttgatAGTAATCCGTCAGTTGGGGATGTAAAAGATGCACTTTTTTTATTCCTGTGGATAGTAGTCCAGGGCCGGATGGATTTGGCTCAGGTTTTTTTCAGCATTGTTAGTCCTTGGTGTATCAAGATTTATGGGAAGCTGTTAGTGATCTTTTTGGCGAGGCTCCCTTACCAAGGTTTTACTCTGCCTCTTATATTGTCTTAA